A window of Actinomadura rubteroloni contains these coding sequences:
- a CDS encoding PPOX class F420-dependent oxidoreductase: MLNPDVRRVLDGTALAHLATVLPDGAPHSVPLWVGTHGDHIVILTGPQSQKARNLRLDPRVALSLTPPDDPFRPVLVRGRVVEWLDGDAGWEIVDRIAMKYIGRPYGRDEERVVALIEPERQSAG, translated from the coding sequence ATGCTGAACCCCGACGTCCGCCGTGTCCTCGACGGCACCGCGCTGGCCCACCTCGCGACCGTCCTGCCGGACGGCGCTCCGCACAGCGTCCCGCTCTGGGTCGGGACGCACGGCGATCACATCGTCATCCTCACCGGCCCGCAGTCGCAGAAGGCGCGCAACCTGCGCCTGGATCCCCGCGTCGCGCTGTCCCTCACGCCGCCGGACGACCCGTTCCGGCCCGTGCTCGTGCGCGGCCGGGTCGTCGAATGGCTCGACGGCGACGCGGGCTGGGAGATCGTCGACCGCATCGCAATGAAGTACATCGGCCGTCCCTACGGGCGGGACGAGGAACGCGTCGTCGCCCTCATCGAGCCGGAGCGGCAGAGCGCCGGCTGA
- a CDS encoding dihydrofolate reductase family protein → MSKVMAAHAVSVDGYITGRDAGPGRGLGDAGTLFDWYFDGDTSSAVFDGFRLSGPSARVFDALAGRVGAVVAGRATYEDSDGFGGASPHPGAALVVLGHRPVPGMSDRQTLVTTGVRDAIAAARELAGGKDVGLMGGGVATAALAEGLVDEVVLHQVPVLIGGGRRFFRELPAHVRLRLIEAVPAPGVTHLHYAVEH, encoded by the coding sequence ATGAGCAAGGTCATGGCCGCGCACGCGGTCTCGGTGGACGGTTACATCACCGGCCGCGACGCCGGCCCCGGACGCGGGCTCGGCGACGCCGGGACGCTGTTCGACTGGTACTTCGACGGCGACACCTCCAGCGCCGTGTTCGACGGGTTCCGGCTGAGCGGGCCGAGCGCGCGGGTGTTCGACGCCCTCGCCGGCCGCGTCGGCGCCGTCGTCGCGGGCCGCGCCACCTACGAGGACTCCGACGGGTTCGGCGGCGCCAGTCCCCATCCGGGAGCGGCGCTGGTCGTCCTCGGCCACAGGCCGGTGCCTGGGATGTCCGACCGTCAGACGCTCGTGACCACCGGCGTCCGGGACGCGATCGCCGCCGCCCGCGAACTCGCCGGGGGCAAGGACGTCGGCCTGATGGGCGGCGGCGTCGCGACCGCGGCGCTGGCGGAGGGGCTGGTGGACGAGGTCGTCCTGCACCAGGTGCCCGTCCTGATCGGCGGGGGCCGCCGGTTCTTCCGGGAACTGCCCGCGCACGTCCGGCTGCGGCTGATCGAGGCCGTCCCGGCGCCCGGCGTCACCCACCTGCACTACGCCGTCGAACACTGA
- a CDS encoding winged helix-turn-helix transcriptional regulator, which translates to MQRTNFGAMACSIARTLDVIGEPWSPLILRDVWVGMTRFDQLQADLGISRKVLTERLAHLVGQGVLERRPYDARPRYEYHLTAKGTELVDLLMVMTRWGDRWLAGEAGPPVLYRHRACGEIGTVDLRCPHCGAPMHAGDIDLLPGPGASGRPPQETSPADVTDEAGT; encoded by the coding sequence ATGCAACGCACGAACTTCGGGGCGATGGCCTGCTCCATCGCGCGCACGCTCGACGTGATCGGCGAGCCGTGGTCGCCGCTGATCCTGCGCGACGTCTGGGTCGGGATGACCAGGTTCGACCAGCTCCAGGCCGATCTCGGGATCTCCCGCAAGGTGCTGACCGAGCGGCTCGCGCATCTCGTCGGCCAGGGCGTGCTGGAACGCCGTCCGTACGACGCCCGTCCGCGCTACGAGTACCACCTGACGGCGAAGGGCACCGAGCTGGTCGACCTGCTCATGGTGATGACGCGCTGGGGTGACAGATGGCTGGCGGGCGAGGCGGGGCCGCCTGTGCTCTACCGCCACCGCGCATGCGGCGAGATCGGCACCGTGGACCTGCGCTGCCCGCACTGCGGGGCGCCGATGCACGCGGGCGACATCGACCTGCTGCCCGGCCCCGGCGCGTCCGGCCGGCCGCCGCAGGAGACGTCGCCCGCCGACGTCACGGACGAAGCAGGGACTTGA
- a CDS encoding zinc-dependent alcohol dehydrogenase family protein, which yields MRGVVLTGPGDVRVEERADPRIIEPTDAIIRVTAACVCGSDLWPYRGVDKSAGPAPMGHEYVGVVEETGADVRNVKAGDFVVGSFFASDNTCEICRAGYQSRCVHAVPIGAIGTQAEYARIPLADGTLVATPGPPDADLVPSLLTASDVLGTGWFAAVAAAAGPGRTVAVVGDGAVGLLGVLAAREMGAERIVMFSRHADRQKLAIDFGATDVIADRGDAGVAALKDLLGGLGAHGVIEAVGTHESMMQAIRSTRPGGHVGYVGVSHDVELPGNELFFAAVHLHGGPAPVRRFLPELIDLIWSRRIDPGRVFDLVLPLEEAAEAYRAMDERRAVKSLLRP from the coding sequence ATGCGCGGAGTGGTTCTGACCGGGCCCGGCGACGTGCGCGTCGAGGAGCGCGCGGACCCGCGGATCATCGAGCCGACCGACGCGATCATCCGCGTGACGGCCGCGTGCGTGTGCGGATCGGACCTGTGGCCCTATCGCGGCGTCGACAAGAGCGCCGGCCCGGCGCCGATGGGCCACGAGTACGTCGGCGTGGTCGAGGAGACCGGCGCGGACGTGCGGAACGTGAAGGCGGGGGACTTCGTCGTCGGGTCGTTCTTCGCCTCCGACAACACCTGCGAGATCTGCCGGGCCGGGTACCAGTCCCGCTGCGTGCACGCCGTACCGATCGGGGCGATCGGTACGCAGGCGGAATATGCCCGGATCCCGCTGGCCGACGGGACGCTCGTGGCCACCCCCGGACCCCCGGACGCCGACCTGGTGCCGTCGCTGCTGACCGCGTCCGACGTGCTCGGCACCGGCTGGTTCGCCGCCGTCGCCGCCGCCGCGGGACCCGGCCGGACGGTCGCGGTCGTCGGGGACGGCGCGGTCGGCCTGCTCGGCGTCCTCGCCGCGCGGGAGATGGGCGCGGAGCGGATCGTGATGTTCAGCCGGCACGCCGACCGGCAGAAGCTCGCGATCGACTTCGGCGCCACCGACGTCATCGCCGACCGCGGGGACGCGGGCGTCGCCGCGCTCAAGGACCTGCTGGGCGGGCTCGGCGCGCACGGCGTGATCGAGGCGGTCGGCACGCACGAGTCGATGATGCAGGCGATCCGGTCGACGCGTCCCGGCGGCCATGTCGGTTATGTGGGCGTGTCGCACGATGTGGAGCTGCCGGGCAACGAACTGTTCTTCGCGGCCGTCCACCTGCACGGCGGTCCCGCTCCCGTCCGCCGCTTCCTGCCCGAGCTGATCGACCTGATCTGGAGCCGGCGGATCGACCCGGGCAGGGTGTTCGACCTCGTCCTGCCGCTGGAGGAGGCGGCCGAGGCGTACCGGGCGATGGACGAGCGCCGCGCCGTCAAGTCCCTGCTTCGTCCGTGA
- a CDS encoding helix-turn-helix transcriptional regulator encodes MDNRDDIREFLTSRRARITPQQAGLPVYGTNRRVPGLRREEVALLAGVSIDYYTQLERGRLAGVSETVLDAVARALRLDDAERSHLFDLARAANAPARPRRRPAPKVRPGLQRLIDALVDAPAMIRNGRMDVLAANRLGRAMYAPIFQSSSPANVARFQFLDPAAADFYTDWDSAADITVALLRTEAGRDPYDRNLTDLIGELSTRSDDFRTRWAQHNVRIHHTGTKSFHHPAVGDLALDYESIALHADHNLHLTVYTAAPGTPSEDALRLLASWAATHLQEHRP; translated from the coding sequence ATGGACAACCGGGACGACATCCGCGAGTTCCTCACCTCACGCCGGGCGAGGATCACCCCGCAGCAGGCCGGGCTGCCCGTCTACGGGACGAACCGGCGCGTCCCCGGCCTCCGCCGCGAGGAGGTCGCGCTGCTCGCCGGGGTGTCGATCGACTACTACACGCAGTTGGAGCGCGGGCGGCTGGCGGGCGTGTCCGAGACCGTCCTGGACGCCGTCGCGCGGGCCCTGCGCCTCGACGACGCCGAGCGCTCGCACCTGTTCGATCTCGCCCGTGCGGCGAACGCGCCGGCACGTCCGCGGCGTCGGCCCGCGCCGAAGGTCCGCCCGGGGCTCCAGCGGCTGATCGACGCGCTGGTCGACGCGCCCGCGATGATCCGCAACGGCCGCATGGACGTCCTGGCCGCCAACCGGCTCGGCCGCGCGATGTACGCGCCGATCTTCCAGAGTTCCAGTCCCGCGAACGTCGCCCGTTTCCAGTTCCTGGATCCCGCCGCCGCCGACTTCTACACCGACTGGGACAGCGCCGCCGACATCACGGTCGCGCTCCTGCGCACCGAAGCGGGACGCGACCCCTACGACCGCAACCTCACCGATCTCATCGGCGAGCTGTCCACCCGCAGCGATGATTTCCGGACGCGCTGGGCGCAGCACAACGTCCGCATCCACCACACGGGCACCAAGTCCTTTCACCACCCGGCCGTCGGCGACCTCGCGCTTGACTACGAATCCATCGCGCTGCACGCCGACCACAACCTCCACCTCACCGTCTACACCGCGGCGCCCGGCACTCCCAGCGAGGACGCCCTGCGCCTCCTGGCGAGCTGGGCCGCCACCCACCTTCAGGAACACCGTCCCTGA
- a CDS encoding alpha/beta fold hydrolase yields the protein MTGTSGERLHTVNGVELCVETFGDRTDPAVLLVAGSSASMLWWDARLCERIAAGGRYVVRYDHRDTGRSTASPPGAPTYSYTDLARDALGIQDVLGIERAHLVCQSMFGGIGLILGVDYPERVASLTFVSTSTGADDLPPPSSDLKMPDEPDTSDTAAVVRYVVASAKACAGGHFDEPAMRALAERDVARARNYASTLVNHYVIDVEGLVRGGFGDIAAPTLVVHGDRDPLLPLPHGEALRDAIPGADLLVLEGAGHDVPEPVWDAFVSALLHHTRRNVRRERRAATGARSRSE from the coding sequence ATGACCGGCACCAGCGGCGAGCGGCTGCACACCGTCAACGGCGTCGAGCTGTGCGTCGAGACCTTCGGGGACCGGACGGACCCGGCCGTCCTGCTCGTCGCCGGGTCGTCCGCCTCGATGCTGTGGTGGGACGCCCGGTTGTGCGAACGCATCGCGGCGGGCGGACGGTACGTCGTCCGCTACGACCACCGCGACACCGGCCGGTCGACCGCCTCTCCCCCGGGCGCACCGACGTACTCGTACACCGACCTGGCCCGCGACGCGCTCGGCATCCAGGACGTCCTGGGCATCGAACGCGCCCACCTGGTCTGCCAGTCGATGTTCGGCGGGATCGGCCTCATCCTCGGCGTGGACTACCCCGAGCGCGTCGCGTCCCTGACGTTCGTGTCGACCTCGACCGGCGCGGACGACCTCCCGCCGCCGTCGAGCGACCTGAAGATGCCGGACGAGCCGGACACCTCGGACACGGCGGCGGTCGTCCGGTACGTGGTCGCAAGCGCGAAAGCCTGCGCCGGCGGCCACTTCGACGAGCCCGCGATGCGCGCCCTGGCCGAACGCGACGTGGCGCGGGCGCGGAACTACGCGTCCACGCTGGTCAACCACTACGTCATCGACGTCGAAGGCCTGGTGCGCGGCGGCTTCGGCGACATCGCGGCGCCGACGCTCGTCGTCCACGGCGACCGCGACCCGCTCCTGCCGCTCCCGCACGGCGAGGCGTTGCGCGACGCGATCCCCGGCGCGGACCTGCTGGTCCTGGAAGGCGCCGGACACGACGTCCCCGAACCCGTATGGGATGCGTTCGTATCGGCCCTGCTGCACCACACGCGAAGAAACGTCCGGCGTGAGCGCCGCGCGGCTACCGGGGCGCGAAGCCGTTCTGAATGA
- a CDS encoding TetR/AcrR family transcriptional regulator — MDPKAGRRERKKAATRNHIAEVALRLFAERGYDEVGMRDVAREADVAVTTVFAHFASKEALVFDQDEQHEERLVGAVANRPPGRSLIDALRAEALSAARWFSAPESIAFWTLVENSAALRGYASRMQARHEQALVAAIAADPEAPATATARRALARFALEAYSLARQADDPLAAVEETFDLIQNGFAPR; from the coding sequence ATGGATCCGAAGGCGGGGCGCCGGGAGCGCAAGAAGGCGGCGACGCGGAACCACATCGCGGAGGTCGCGCTGCGTCTCTTCGCCGAGCGCGGATACGACGAGGTCGGCATGCGGGACGTGGCGCGCGAAGCCGACGTCGCCGTGACCACCGTGTTCGCGCACTTCGCGTCCAAGGAGGCACTGGTCTTCGACCAGGACGAGCAGCATGAGGAACGCCTGGTCGGCGCCGTGGCGAACCGGCCCCCCGGCCGGTCGCTGATCGACGCGCTGCGCGCCGAGGCGCTGAGCGCGGCCCGGTGGTTCTCCGCGCCGGAATCCATCGCGTTCTGGACCCTGGTCGAGAACTCGGCCGCGCTGCGCGGCTACGCGTCCCGCATGCAGGCCCGGCACGAGCAGGCGCTCGTCGCCGCCATCGCCGCGGACCCCGAGGCCCCCGCCACCGCGACCGCCCGCCGCGCCCTCGCCCGCTTCGCGCTGGAGGCCTACTCCCTGGCCCGGCAGGCGGACGACCCTCTGGCCGCCGTAGAGGAGACCTTCGACCTCATTCAGAACGGCTTCGCGCCCCGGTAG